A single genomic interval of Thermococcus sp. harbors:
- a CDS encoding glycosyltransferase family 4 protein produces MKILIVSPYFYPEGGGLERYAYEMALELKKENEVTVVCSTKNEPRNEVLDGIRVIRRHPLFIVSNTPIKLSLPFELVSMVKREKFDIIIAHTPVPFYADVASLVAKLAGIPLVIYYHVGKLEKGLWLDKIARLYSQTLEKVTLSGAKLFAVSHYVARLLFEKGFNAKVRYPRISGVFLSERPRYSGEYILFVGQLTRAHRWKNLSLVLDAFAQFLKILPGERLVVVGGGELLDYYQQLTKKRGIEYSVTFSGFVSDRKLVEYYKNAKVLVLPSSGNEAFGKVVLEAMTLGTPVIVSNLGEFPFVVEHGKEGLVIKPEVEELVSSLVMLLENEKLRRKMAVLARRRMEALMGASRV; encoded by the coding sequence GTGAAAATTCTCATAGTGTCCCCTTACTTCTATCCTGAGGGGGGAGGTCTTGAAAGGTACGCATACGAAATGGCCTTAGAGCTGAAAAAAGAGAACGAGGTTACAGTCGTATGTTCCACTAAAAACGAGCCCCGGAATGAAGTGCTAGATGGAATAAGAGTTATTAGGCGTCACCCTCTTTTTATTGTGTCAAATACTCCTATCAAGCTATCTCTACCTTTTGAACTTGTGTCCATGGTTAAAAGGGAGAAATTCGACATTATAATTGCGCACACACCAGTACCATTCTATGCAGATGTCGCATCTTTAGTGGCAAAGCTCGCTGGGATTCCTCTTGTTATATACTACCATGTTGGAAAACTGGAGAAAGGCCTGTGGCTTGACAAAATAGCCCGGCTGTATTCTCAAACCCTTGAGAAGGTCACCCTCTCCGGGGCAAAATTATTCGCAGTTTCCCATTATGTGGCCCGCCTTCTTTTTGAAAAAGGATTTAACGCAAAAGTTCGGTATCCACGGATTTCTGGAGTCTTTCTAAGTGAGCGCCCTAGGTATAGCGGGGAGTATATCCTCTTCGTTGGTCAGCTAACAAGGGCTCATCGTTGGAAGAATCTGTCTCTTGTGCTTGATGCATTTGCCCAATTCCTAAAAATCCTGCCTGGGGAGAGACTTGTGGTGGTTGGTGGTGGTGAACTTCTGGATTACTACCAACAGCTTACCAAAAAGAGGGGCATTGAATATTCCGTGACGTTTAGTGGGTTCGTAAGTGATAGGAAACTCGTTGAGTACTACAAAAACGCCAAAGTCTTGGTACTCCCCTCCTCCGGGAACGAAGCCTTTGGGAAGGTTGTCCTTGAAGCAATGACGCTGGGAACGCCGGTCATTGTAAGCAATCTCGGTGAGTTCCCATTTGTGGTGGAGCACGGTAAAGAGGGCTTAGTTATCAAACCTGAGGTCGAGGAGCTCGTCAGTTCCCTTGTAATGCTCCTAGAAAATGAGAAACTTAGGAGAAAGATGGCTGTCCTCGCGAGAAGACGGATGGAGGCGCTTATGGGCGCCTCCAGAGTGTGA